A DNA window from Impatiens glandulifera chromosome 7, dImpGla2.1, whole genome shotgun sequence contains the following coding sequences:
- the LOC124910665 gene encoding probable transcription factor At3g04930, protein MPPIENEPVVCPDEDLVDDEDEDESEEEEYRIAPAKRLDEIEEDEVEEDPEEEEEDDDTSSSNLASGSEPILPHLSTSSQLTLAVSVAADPISSVQTVTIALPATDSSPDFKRQRIEDVTIPGINKPLKPLAVFDESRRLFQRLWTDEDEIELLQGFLDYTMNQRFNSGSGNGSSYHHDTSAFYDQIKNKLQLDFNKNQLVEKLRRVKKKYRTIISKIGSGNEYVFKSSHDEASFEICKKIWSTDGTRRARGRGGGLQDEYTNPNPNCNSNPSLNPNPNLNSANNRHNNISLDAYSSGKKSVGRPSSKRFRGGSVKSQQQQQQQQEVKPPQTHQFTTPTATTGGPTSAAQPVQVQFQA, encoded by the coding sequence ATGCCTCCTATAGAGAACGAACCCGTTGTCTGCCCTGACGAGGACCTCGTCGACGACGAAGACGAAGATGAAAGCGAAGAGGAAGAATATCGTATTGCACCGGCGAAACGACTagatgaaattgaagaagacgaagtcgaagaagatcctgaagaagaagaagaagacgatgatACATCTTCCTCTAATCTCGCTTCCGGAAGCGAACCCATTCTCCCACATCTCTCCACCTCTTCTCAACTCACCTTGGCTGTCTCCGTTGCCGCTGATCCGATCTCTTCCGTTCAGACTGTCACCATCGCCCTACCCGCCACTGATTCTTCTCCCGACTTTAAGCGCCAGCGGATTGAAGATGTCACAATCCCTGGAATCAACAAGCCATTGAAGCCTCTAGCGGTTTTTGACGAGTCACGACGACTTTTCCAGCGGTTGTGGACTGACGAGGATGAGATAGAGCTTTTACAAGGGTTTCTTGATTACACGATGAACCAACGCTTCAATTCCGGTTCTGGTAATGGATCATCTTATCACCATGATACATCCGCATTTTACGATCAGATTAAGAACAAACTTCAGCTTGATTTTAATAAGAACCAGCTGGTTGAGAAGCTTCGTCGTGTGAAGAAGAAGTACAGAACTATTATTAGCAAGATTGGGTCTGGGAATGAATACGTATTCAAGAGCTCTCATGATGAAGCAAGTTTTGAGATTTGTAAGAAAATTTGGAGCACTGATGGCACCAGACGTGCTAGAGGAAGAGGAGGGGGATTGCAAGATGAATATACCAACCCTAACCCTAACTGTAACTCCAACCCTAGCcttaaccctaaccctaatcttAATTCAGCCAATAACAGACATAATAACATCAGTTTAGATGCTTATAGTTCAGGGAAAAAGTCAGTTGGTAGACCTTCAAGCAAACGGTTTAGAGGTGGCAGCGTGAAAtcgcagcagcagcagcagcagcaacaggAGGTAAAACCCCCCCAGACCCATCAATTTACAACGCCAACTGCTACTACTGGTGGTCCAACTTCGGCAGCACAGCCAGTCCAAGTCCAATTCCAAGCTTGA
- the LOC124910666 gene encoding guanosine deaminase-like: MEETNVVEAKDGTISVASAFAGHHQAIQDRDHKFLTVAVEEAYKGVECGDGGPFGAVVVQNNEVVASSHNMVLHNTDPTAHAEVTAIREACKKLNQIELSDCEIYASCEPCPMCFGAIHLSRIKRLVYGAEAEAAIAIGFDDFIADALRGTGFYQKAQLEIKRADGKGAIIAEQVFQKTKEKFTMY; the protein is encoded by the exons ATGGAGGAGACTAATG TTGTTGAAGCTAAGGATGGAACCATCTCTGTTGCTTCTGCATTTGCTGGTCATCATCAAG CTATACAGGATAGAGATCATAAATTTCTAACAGTAGCAGTTGAAGAAGCATATAAAGGTGTAGAATGTGGAGATGGAGGCCCTTTTGGAGCTGTTGTTGTTCAGAACAATGAAGTTGTTGCCAGTTCTCACAACATGGTGCTACATAATACCGATCCAACTGCACACGCCGAGGTTACAGCTATTAGAGAG GCATGTAAGAAGCTGAATCAAATTGAGCTGTCTGACTGTGAAATATATGCGTCTTGCGAACCATGTCCAATGTGCTTTGGTGCCATACATCTTTCGAGAATCAAGAGACTGGTTTATGGAGCAGAAGCTGAGGCCGCAATTGCTATTGGGTTTGATGATTTTATTGCGGATGCATTAAGGGGTACAGGGTTTTACCAGAAGGCTCAACTCGAAATCAAAAGAGCTGATGGAAAAGGAGCTATTATTGCAGAGCAAGTTTTCCAAAAAACAAAGGAAAAGTTCACCATGTACTAA